A single genomic interval of Candidatus Macondimonas diazotrophica harbors:
- the purL gene encoding phosphoribosylformylglycinamidine synthase, which translates to MRLIHGSPALSPFRLAQLLQTIQTRMPTVSAVTAHHDYLVDLSGPLDPAAEARLERLLDAMPAAEPAAASRQLWVIPRAGTVSPWCSKATDIARGCGLTEVRRIERAVRLELTGFPPERSPGADLGDLLHDRLTQTLIERITDAELLLFRHPEPAPLRTVPVLTGGRAALETANRDWGLALAPDEIDYLLDSFGQLGRDPTDVELMMFAQANSEHCRHKIFNASWVIDGQAQDQSLFGMIRNTYAHRSRGILSAYKDNSAVIEGHSGERFFPDPATREYGAATEAIDLLMKVETHNHPTAIAPFPGAATGAGGEIRDEGATGRGAHPKAGLTGFAVSNLNLPGKARPWEIDHGRPPAIASALDIMLAGPLGGAGYNNEFGRPNLAGFFRSYEQSIERSGTVEVRGYHKPIMLAGGMGNIRRDHVEKQPIPPQAPLVVLGGPALLLGLGGSAASSMSSGQSNAELDFASVQRENPEMERRCQEVIDQCWQRGADNPILAIHDVGAGGLSNALPELVHDSARGGRFDLRAIPSDDPGMSPMEIWCNEAQERYVLAIDPARLPAFIALCERESCPYAIVGEATENADLALTDAHFGNEPIDLPLSVLLGKPPRMHRETHRLAHNAPAGAREDDALRAVDLQEAAERLLRLPTIADKTFLITIGDRSVGGLTVRDQMVGPWQVPVADCAMTATTYSGWTGEAMALGERTPAALVDAAAAARLAVGEALTNLAAAAIRDTADVVLSANWMAAAGHPGEDAALFDAVRAVGMELCPALDITIPVGKDSLSMKTVWQDGMRTASVTAPVSLIVSAFATVEDVRHHLTPQLRLNAGPSTLLLIDLGAGRQRLGGSCLAQVFGRLGGEVPDVDEPARLRAFIRTVHELSRQGRLLAYHDRSDGGLFVTLAEMAFAGGCGLDVDLGVLGGSPAGALFAEELGAVIQIRESDHAAVRTAFEQAGLGFCVHSIGQPEPGATLRFRAGNESVLTGDRLAWHRIWSETSHALQRLRDDPDCADEAYAALEAGDDPGLGAACLPVLTPLPAPSPARRPRVAILREQGVNGHVEMAAAFDRAGFAAVDVHMSDLLTGAASLADFQGLVACGGFSFGDVLGAGGGWAKRILFNAQLREMFQAFFERPDSFSLGVCNGCQMLSQLKTLIPGAGHWPRFLRNRSEQFEARLSLVEVLDSPSLFLNGLSGARLPIAVAHGEGRVAFDHPADAAQARVALRYIDAQGDPAERYPANPNGSPGGITGLTSEDGRATILMPHPERVIRSIHLSWHPDDWPEDSPWLRMFQNARAWVG; encoded by the coding sequence ATGCGTCTCATCCACGGATCCCCCGCCTTGTCGCCCTTTCGGCTGGCCCAGCTGCTCCAGACGATCCAGACGCGCATGCCCACCGTCTCGGCGGTCACGGCGCATCACGACTACCTGGTGGACCTGTCCGGGCCGCTGGACCCGGCGGCCGAAGCCCGACTCGAACGACTGCTCGACGCGATGCCCGCAGCCGAGCCGGCGGCGGCGAGCCGGCAGCTGTGGGTCATCCCGCGCGCCGGTACGGTTTCGCCCTGGTGCAGCAAGGCCACCGACATCGCGCGTGGCTGTGGCCTCACCGAGGTTCGGCGCATCGAGCGTGCCGTGCGGCTGGAGCTGACCGGCTTTCCACCGGAACGCTCGCCTGGAGCGGATCTGGGCGATCTGCTGCATGACCGGCTGACCCAGACCCTGATCGAACGCATCACCGATGCCGAGCTGCTGCTGTTTCGCCATCCGGAGCCCGCCCCGCTGCGTACCGTCCCCGTTCTTACCGGCGGACGCGCTGCGCTGGAAACGGCCAACCGGGACTGGGGGCTGGCGCTCGCCCCCGATGAAATCGACTACCTGCTGGACAGCTTCGGCCAGCTCGGTCGGGACCCCACGGACGTCGAGCTGATGATGTTCGCCCAGGCCAATTCCGAGCACTGCCGGCACAAGATCTTCAACGCCAGCTGGGTGATCGACGGACAGGCCCAGGATCAATCGCTGTTCGGCATGATCCGCAACACTTACGCGCATCGCAGCCGCGGCATCCTCTCGGCCTACAAGGACAACTCGGCCGTCATCGAAGGCCATTCGGGCGAGCGTTTTTTCCCGGATCCCGCCACCCGTGAGTATGGCGCCGCGACCGAAGCCATCGATCTGCTGATGAAGGTGGAAACCCACAACCACCCCACGGCGATTGCGCCCTTTCCCGGCGCGGCAACCGGCGCGGGCGGTGAGATTCGCGACGAAGGCGCAACGGGCCGCGGCGCCCATCCGAAAGCGGGGCTGACCGGCTTCGCGGTCTCCAACCTGAATCTGCCCGGCAAGGCACGACCGTGGGAGATCGATCATGGCCGTCCACCCGCCATTGCCTCGGCACTGGACATCATGCTGGCCGGTCCCTTGGGTGGCGCCGGCTACAACAACGAGTTCGGGCGCCCCAACCTCGCCGGCTTCTTCCGCAGCTACGAACAGTCCATCGAGCGATCCGGGACCGTGGAGGTGCGCGGCTACCACAAACCCATCATGCTGGCCGGCGGCATGGGCAACATCCGTCGCGACCATGTCGAGAAACAGCCCATCCCCCCGCAGGCCCCACTGGTGGTGCTGGGTGGGCCGGCACTGCTGCTCGGCCTCGGGGGCAGCGCGGCATCCAGCATGAGCAGCGGCCAGAGCAACGCCGAGCTCGATTTCGCCTCGGTGCAACGCGAGAATCCCGAAATGGAGCGACGTTGCCAGGAAGTCATCGACCAATGCTGGCAGCGCGGGGCGGACAACCCGATCCTGGCGATTCACGACGTCGGCGCCGGCGGACTGTCCAATGCACTGCCCGAGCTGGTGCACGACAGCGCGCGCGGCGGCCGATTCGACCTGCGCGCCATCCCGAGTGACGACCCGGGCATGTCGCCGATGGAAATCTGGTGCAATGAGGCGCAGGAACGTTATGTGCTCGCCATCGACCCTGCGCGGCTGCCTGCGTTCATCGCTTTGTGTGAACGCGAATCCTGCCCCTACGCCATCGTCGGCGAGGCCACCGAGAATGCCGATCTGGCCCTGACCGATGCGCACTTCGGGAATGAGCCCATCGATCTGCCGCTGTCCGTTCTGCTCGGCAAGCCGCCGCGCATGCATCGAGAGACCCATCGGCTCGCCCACAATGCCCCGGCCGGGGCACGAGAGGATGACGCGCTGCGCGCCGTCGATCTGCAGGAGGCCGCGGAGCGCCTGCTCCGCCTGCCCACCATCGCGGACAAGACCTTCCTCATCACCATCGGCGATCGCAGCGTCGGGGGACTCACCGTGCGCGACCAGATGGTGGGCCCATGGCAGGTGCCGGTCGCCGATTGCGCCATGACCGCCACGACCTACAGCGGCTGGACCGGAGAAGCCATGGCGCTGGGCGAACGCACCCCCGCCGCACTCGTGGACGCCGCGGCGGCGGCTCGGCTGGCCGTGGGCGAGGCCCTGACGAATCTCGCCGCCGCGGCGATCCGCGATACAGCAGATGTGGTTCTTTCCGCCAACTGGATGGCGGCCGCAGGGCATCCCGGCGAGGATGCGGCGCTGTTCGACGCGGTGCGCGCCGTAGGCATGGAACTGTGCCCCGCACTCGACATCACCATTCCGGTCGGCAAGGATTCCCTGTCGATGAAGACCGTCTGGCAGGACGGGATGCGCACCGCGAGCGTGACCGCGCCAGTGTCGCTCATCGTTTCGGCCTTCGCCACGGTCGAGGATGTGCGGCATCACCTGACGCCCCAGCTGCGCCTGAATGCCGGCCCCAGCACCCTGCTGCTGATTGATCTGGGCGCGGGCCGTCAGCGTCTGGGTGGCTCTTGCCTGGCCCAGGTGTTCGGTCGTCTGGGCGGCGAGGTGCCCGATGTCGATGAACCGGCGCGACTGCGCGCCTTCATCCGCACCGTCCATGAACTGTCCAGGCAAGGCCGGCTGCTGGCCTATCACGACCGATCCGACGGCGGGCTGTTCGTCACCCTGGCGGAAATGGCCTTTGCTGGCGGCTGCGGTCTCGATGTCGATCTGGGCGTGCTCGGCGGCAGCCCGGCTGGCGCGCTGTTCGCCGAAGAACTCGGCGCGGTGATTCAGATTCGCGAATCGGACCACGCCGCGGTACGGACTGCATTCGAGCAGGCCGGACTCGGGTTCTGTGTGCACAGCATCGGCCAACCGGAGCCCGGCGCCACACTCCGCTTTCGCGCCGGCAACGAGTCCGTACTGACCGGTGATCGCCTCGCCTGGCACCGCATTTGGTCCGAAACCAGCCATGCGCTGCAGCGACTGCGCGACGATCCGGACTGTGCCGACGAAGCCTACGCCGCGCTCGAGGCCGGCGATGATCCCGGGCTTGGCGCGGCCTGTCTGCCCGTACTCACGCCGCTGCCCGCGCCATCCCCGGCTCGACGGCCTCGGGTCGCCATCCTGCGCGAACAGGGCGTCAATGGCCATGTCGAGATGGCGGCGGCCTTCGATCGCGCCGGCTTCGCGGCTGTCGATGTGCACATGAGCGACCTGCTGACCGGTGCCGCCTCACTCGCCGATTTTCAGGGCCTGGTCGCCTGCGGCGGCTTTTCGTTCGGCGATGTGCTCGGGGCCGGCGGCGGATGGGCCAAGCGGATCCTCTTCAATGCCCAACTTCGGGAGATGTTCCAGGCGTTTTTCGAACGCCCGGACAGCTTTTCGCTGGGCGTCTGCAACGGCTGTCAGATGCTCTCCCAGCTTAAGACGCTGATCCCCGGCGCTGGACACTGGCCGCGTTTCCTGCGCAACCGCTCGGAACAGTTCGAGGCGCGGCTAAGTCTGGTCGAGGTGCTGGATTCTCCGTCGCTGTTTCTGAACGGGCTTTCCGGCGCACGCCTGCCGATTGCGGTGGCCCATGGCGAAGGCCGGGTCGCTTTCGACCATCCGGCGGATGCGGCGCAAGCGCGCGTTGCACTGCGCTACATCGACGCCCAAGGCGATCCGGCCGAACGCTATCCCGCCAACCCAAATGGGTCACCGGGCGGTATCACTGGCCTGACCTCCGAGGATGGCCGCGCGACCATCCTGATGCCACACCCGGAGCGCGTGATTCGCAGCATCCACCTGTCCTGGCACCCGGATGACTGGCCCGAGGACAGTCCTTGGCTGCGGATGTTCCAGAACGCCCGCGCATGGGTCGGCTGA
- a CDS encoding MBL fold metallo-hydrolase, which yields MAGLRFATLGSGSRGNATVVRCGRTTVLMDCGFAVNETLRRLAVLGLTGEDLCAIVVTHEHGDHMGGVARLARRFKLPVWLTAGTYRGAGTPKLPEVRLFNPHEAFVIGDLAIQPYPVPHDAREPCQFVFSDGDQRLGVLSDAGHVTPHMRRCLDGLDALILEFNHDPGLLAAGPYPPELQARVGGQLGHLNNHQAVELLAGVDRQALQHLIAGHISEKNNSPHHVRQALADRLPAEAAELTLAPQDQGLDWHEMVRHR from the coding sequence ATGGCCGGGCTGCGTTTCGCCACCCTTGGCAGCGGCAGCCGTGGCAATGCCACGGTGGTCCGCTGCGGCCGGACAACGGTGTTGATGGATTGCGGTTTCGCCGTCAATGAAACCCTGCGCCGCCTGGCCGTTCTGGGCCTGACTGGCGAGGATCTGTGTGCCATCGTGGTGACCCATGAACATGGCGACCACATGGGCGGGGTGGCGCGGCTGGCACGGCGCTTCAAGCTGCCGGTGTGGTTGACCGCCGGCACCTATCGCGGTGCGGGCACGCCCAAACTGCCCGAGGTGCGACTCTTCAACCCGCATGAAGCCTTTGTCATCGGCGATCTGGCCATCCAGCCCTATCCGGTCCCACACGATGCGCGCGAACCCTGCCAGTTCGTGTTCTCGGATGGCGACCAGCGCCTGGGCGTTCTCAGCGACGCCGGCCATGTCACACCGCATATGCGGCGCTGCCTCGATGGGCTCGACGCGCTGATCCTGGAGTTCAACCATGACCCCGGCCTGCTCGCCGCCGGGCCCTATCCACCGGAACTGCAGGCGCGCGTCGGCGGACAGCTCGGCCACCTGAATAACCATCAGGCGGTAGAATTGCTGGCAGGCGTCGACCGGCAGGCCCTGCAGCACCTGATCGCCGGGCACATCAGCGAAAAGAACAACTCGCCCCATCATGTCCGCCAGGCCTTGGCGGATCGCCTGCCGGCCGAGGCGGCAGAGCTGACACTGGCGCCGCAGGATCAGGGCCTGGACTGGCACGAGATGGTCCGGCACCGCTAA
- a CDS encoding DUF1820 family protein, with product MANKLFRVSFLNQGKVYEVYARTVTQDALYGFVTLENLIFGTRSDVLVDPSEERLKSEFAGVERSHVPLHALIRIDEVEREGVARITPLDGNVTPFPGPFYNNPGNGPGTR from the coding sequence ATGGCAAACAAGCTTTTTCGGGTGAGTTTCCTCAACCAGGGCAAGGTCTATGAAGTCTATGCCCGCACCGTCACCCAAGACGCACTCTACGGTTTTGTGACCCTGGAAAACCTGATCTTCGGAACCCGGTCGGATGTTCTGGTGGATCCGTCCGAAGAACGCCTCAAAAGCGAGTTTGCCGGCGTCGAACGCAGTCACGTTCCTCTGCATGCCCTGATTCGCATCGACGAGGTCGAGCGCGAAGGCGTAGCCCGCATCACACCGCTCGACGGCAATGTAACCCCGTTTCCCGGACCGTTCTACAACAATCCGGGCAACGGCCCGGGCACGCGCTGA
- a CDS encoding GNAT family N-acetyltransferase yields MNEALRIESLTGPAIRPYLDAVARLRIAVFRDFPYLYDGSLDYETDYLAAYSACAESLFVLVYAGSEIVGASTGMPLAAETAALRQPFQARGLAVESVFYFGESVLLRSYRGRGLGRRFFDAREGYARQLGRFTHTAFCAVERPMDHPLRPADHRPLDAFWAQRGYHRDRQLQARMRWKDVDQAVATDKTMIFWLRTLDA; encoded by the coding sequence ATGAACGAGGCCCTGCGCATCGAGTCCCTGACCGGCCCGGCGATTCGGCCGTATCTCGATGCCGTGGCGCGCTTGCGCATCGCGGTGTTTCGCGACTTCCCGTACTTGTATGATGGTTCGCTCGACTACGAGACGGACTATCTGGCGGCCTACAGCGCCTGCGCGGAGAGTTTGTTCGTCTTGGTCTACGCGGGGAGCGAGATCGTGGGCGCGTCGACGGGCATGCCGCTCGCCGCCGAAACCGCCGCGCTCCGGCAGCCGTTTCAGGCCCGTGGTCTGGCGGTTGAATCGGTATTCTACTTCGGAGAGTCGGTCCTGCTGCGATCCTATCGCGGGCGTGGCCTGGGCCGCCGCTTCTTCGATGCGCGCGAGGGCTATGCCCGGCAATTGGGTCGATTCACCCATACGGCATTTTGCGCGGTGGAACGCCCGATGGATCATCCGCTGCGTCCGGCGGATCATCGCCCGCTCGATGCGTTCTGGGCGCAGCGGGGTTATCACCGCGATCGGCAATTGCAGGCCCGGATGAGATGGAAGGACGTCGATCAGGCAGTCGCTACGGACAAGACGATGATTTTCTGGTTGCGAACGCTCGACGCCTAG
- a CDS encoding DUF4168 domain-containing protein yields the protein MSSRWAHRIGMAVLGAGWCTLVAAQEAEVFTLPEEPPVESEQIDLDRDADEVNIPALPGTGVATPSTVSAPTSARRAIAAPLPGLPSGSGRMGNPGTRQIEQFARIYRELEAIHARYQRLVPAADELERQSLALSGNAEMRAAIEQGGMSVADYNAISLRRWEDADVARRVDEALAATAGKPGGR from the coding sequence ATGAGCAGCCGTTGGGCTCACAGAATCGGGATGGCCGTCCTGGGTGCGGGGTGGTGCACGCTGGTTGCGGCGCAAGAGGCCGAGGTATTTACCCTGCCCGAGGAGCCGCCGGTGGAATCGGAGCAGATCGACCTGGACCGTGATGCGGATGAGGTGAACATCCCCGCCCTGCCCGGGACCGGGGTTGCGACACCGTCCACGGTTTCGGCGCCTACCTCAGCGCGCCGGGCGATCGCCGCGCCGCTGCCCGGTCTTCCCAGCGGAAGCGGGCGCATGGGAAATCCCGGTACCAGGCAAATCGAGCAGTTCGCACGCATCTATCGTGAGCTGGAAGCCATACATGCCCGCTACCAGCGTCTGGTACCGGCGGCAGATGAACTGGAGCGACAGAGTCTGGCGCTGAGCGGAAATGCCGAAATGCGTGCGGCCATCGAGCAAGGCGGGATGAGCGTAGCGGACTACAATGCGATCTCACTTCGCCGCTGGGAAGATGCCGACGTTGCCCGTCGGGTGGACGAAGCGCTGGCGGCTACGGCGGGCAAGCCGGGCGGCCGTTGA
- a CDS encoding UDP-2,3-diacylglucosamine diphosphatase, whose product MNTTSSPAESKYRTIWISDVHLGSRGCQADMLLEFLHEHPCERLYLVGDIIDVWALRRGIYWPQAHNNVLRYLLGVSRQGTEVIYIPGNHDALFRDHAGTTFGGIAIHRHAMHTTVDGKRFLVLHGDEFDSVVQYSQLAALFGSKVYDALLQLNRPVNMVRQIMGQPYWSLSAFVKGRVKEAVKYIGNYEQAVAREAARYGIDGVICGHIHHAEISRIHNLQYCNCGDWVESCTALAEDRQGQISLVRWADARTERSPVMLRRVA is encoded by the coding sequence ATGAACACGACATCCAGTCCCGCCGAGTCGAAATACCGCACGATCTGGATTTCCGATGTTCATCTGGGCAGCCGTGGCTGCCAGGCCGACATGCTGCTCGAGTTCCTCCATGAACACCCCTGCGAGCGGCTCTACCTGGTCGGCGACATCATTGACGTATGGGCGCTGCGGCGCGGCATCTATTGGCCGCAGGCGCACAACAACGTGCTGCGCTATCTGCTCGGCGTGTCGCGTCAGGGCACCGAAGTCATCTACATTCCCGGCAATCACGATGCCCTGTTTCGCGACCATGCCGGAACCACATTCGGGGGCATCGCCATTCATCGTCATGCCATGCACACCACGGTGGACGGCAAGCGCTTTCTGGTGCTGCACGGAGATGAATTCGACAGTGTGGTGCAGTACTCGCAACTCGCTGCACTGTTCGGCAGCAAGGTCTACGATGCCCTGCTGCAACTGAATCGGCCCGTCAACATGGTCCGCCAGATCATGGGACAGCCCTACTGGTCCCTGTCCGCCTTCGTCAAGGGCCGCGTCAAGGAAGCCGTGAAATACATCGGCAACTATGAGCAGGCCGTGGCCCGTGAAGCAGCGCGTTATGGTATCGACGGCGTCATCTGCGGCCACATCCACCATGCTGAAATCTCGCGCATTCACAACCTGCAGTACTGCAACTGCGGCGACTGGGTGGAGAGCTGTACCGCGCTGGCAGAAGACCGCCAGGGCCAGATTTCGCTGGTCCGCTGGGCCGATGCGCGCACCGAACGCAGCCCGGTGATGCTGCGCCGAGTCGCTTAA
- a CDS encoding NAD-dependent epimerase/dehydratase family protein: MNVLVLGGDGFCGWPTALHLSARGMKVSIVDNLSRRRIDHQLGTASLTPIASMETRLGTWHERTGRVIEFSALDLAHDYDALCELLRRSCPDAIVHFAEQRSAPYSMRSPATKRYTVQNNLAATHNLLCALVETGLDAHLVHLGTMGVYGYGGNDAPIPEGYLPVRIRDAKGRWRDREILHPTDPGSVYHMTKTQDQLLFAFYNKNDQIRVTDLHQGIVWGTQTAETQLDERLINRFDYDGDYGTVLNRFLMQAAVGHPLTIHGTGGQTRAFIHIQDTVRCIELALRHPPRIGERVHIMNQLTEVHRVRDLAALVAEQTGAAMRFLPNPRREAPENELQVDHRCLLDLGLKPTTLSEGLMQEVHDIARRYANRCDLRKIPCTSRWRRDDGETPTAAVA, from the coding sequence ATGAACGTACTGGTGCTCGGTGGAGACGGATTCTGCGGCTGGCCGACAGCGCTGCATCTGAGCGCGCGCGGCATGAAGGTATCGATCGTCGATAACCTCTCGCGGCGCCGGATCGATCACCAGCTGGGGACCGCCTCGCTCACGCCCATCGCGTCGATGGAAACGCGCCTGGGCACCTGGCACGAACGGACCGGGCGCGTCATTGAATTCAGCGCGCTCGATCTGGCACATGATTATGACGCGCTGTGCGAACTGCTGCGCCGGTCGTGCCCGGATGCCATCGTGCATTTCGCCGAGCAACGCTCGGCGCCCTATTCGATGCGCTCACCGGCCACCAAGCGCTACACCGTGCAGAACAACCTCGCGGCGACGCACAATCTGTTGTGCGCCCTGGTCGAAACTGGACTGGATGCCCATCTGGTCCACCTGGGCACCATGGGTGTGTATGGCTACGGCGGGAACGATGCGCCGATTCCGGAGGGCTATCTGCCGGTGCGCATCCGCGATGCGAAGGGGCGTTGGCGTGACCGGGAAATCCTGCACCCGACCGATCCGGGCAGCGTCTACCACATGACCAAGACCCAGGATCAACTGCTCTTCGCGTTCTACAACAAGAACGACCAGATCCGCGTGACCGACCTGCACCAGGGCATCGTCTGGGGCACCCAGACCGCTGAAACCCAGCTTGATGAACGGCTGATCAATCGCTTCGATTATGACGGCGATTATGGCACCGTCCTCAACCGCTTCCTGATGCAGGCCGCCGTCGGTCACCCGCTGACCATCCATGGCACCGGGGGCCAGACCCGCGCTTTCATCCACATCCAGGATACGGTGCGCTGCATCGAACTGGCACTGCGCCATCCGCCCCGCATCGGCGAGCGCGTGCACATCATGAATCAGCTCACCGAGGTGCACCGGGTACGCGATCTGGCCGCCCTGGTGGCCGAGCAAACCGGTGCTGCCATGCGCTTCCTGCCCAATCCCCGTCGCGAGGCGCCGGAAAACGAGCTTCAGGTGGATCACCGCTGTCTGCTTGATCTCGGTCTCAAGCCCACCACGCTGAGTGAAGGCTTGATGCAGGAAGTCCACGACATTGCACGGCGCTACGCCAATCGCTGCGATCTTCGCAAGATTCCATGCACGTCCCGCTGGCGCCGCGACGACGGGGAAACGCCCACCGCAGCCGTGGCATGA
- a CDS encoding glycosyltransferase family 4 protein, translating to MRIALITDAWKPQINGVVRTLSTLDNRLRALGHLVKVIQPGLFNTVPMPGYAEIRLAVWPDGKVRRLLDAFEPEHIHIATEGPLGLAARRYCTAHNLQFTTSFHTRFPEYVNTRVPILPIGPGYALMRWFHGAATRTLVSNQDLIEELRNRGFSNLVLWRRGVDSDLFRPMAKDFLDGPRPIFMYMGRVAPEKNIEDFLRLDLPGTKYVVGDGPARQELEARYPEIRFTGMQTGEALVRHLSNADCFVFPSRTDTLGLVMMEALACGVPVAAYPVTGPSSLIQKGETGYLDEDLRQAALKCLELDPAVCRAAAMGWSLGNSTEEFLNYLVPARIPLPFSLFDSLPLKGDRP from the coding sequence ATGCGAATTGCCTTGATAACCGACGCTTGGAAGCCTCAGATCAATGGGGTGGTCCGAACCCTCAGCACGCTCGATAACCGCCTTCGCGCCCTCGGCCATCTGGTCAAAGTCATTCAACCGGGCCTGTTCAACACGGTTCCCATGCCGGGCTACGCGGAAATCCGTCTAGCGGTGTGGCCGGATGGAAAGGTGCGCCGGCTGCTCGATGCCTTCGAGCCCGAGCATATTCACATCGCCACCGAGGGGCCGCTTGGACTCGCAGCACGCCGCTACTGCACGGCGCACAACCTGCAGTTCACCACCTCGTTCCATACCCGCTTTCCCGAATACGTCAACACCCGCGTCCCCATCCTGCCGATTGGCCCCGGCTATGCCCTAATGCGCTGGTTTCATGGCGCAGCGACGCGCACCTTGGTGAGCAATCAGGATCTGATCGAGGAATTGCGCAACCGGGGCTTCAGTAATCTGGTGTTATGGCGACGCGGCGTGGATTCCGATCTGTTCCGCCCCATGGCCAAGGATTTTCTGGACGGCCCACGGCCGATATTCATGTACATGGGTCGTGTCGCGCCTGAAAAGAACATTGAAGATTTCCTGCGCCTGGATCTACCCGGAACCAAATACGTCGTCGGCGATGGACCCGCGCGACAGGAACTCGAAGCGCGTTATCCCGAGATTCGCTTCACCGGCATGCAGACCGGAGAGGCGCTGGTTCGGCACCTGTCCAATGCCGACTGCTTCGTGTTTCCCAGCCGCACCGACACCCTCGGTCTGGTGATGATGGAAGCGCTGGCCTGCGGCGTCCCCGTCGCGGCCTACCCCGTCACGGGGCCTTCAAGCCTGATTCAAAAAGGTGAAACCGGCTACCTGGATGAGGACCTGCGGCAGGCCGCGTTGAAATGCCTCGAACTGGATCCTGCCGTCTGCCGCGCTGCGGCGATGGGCTGGTCACTCGGCAACAGCACAGAGGAATTCCTGAACTATCTGGTTCCGGCACGGATTCCGCTGCCCTTTTCCCTGTTCGACAGCCTGCCCCTCAAGGGAGATCGCCCATGA